A single genomic interval of Zingiber officinale cultivar Zhangliang chromosome 4A, Zo_v1.1, whole genome shotgun sequence harbors:
- the LOC121973496 gene encoding peroxidase 5-like — protein sequence MAVLASIVVYSCMALCLMSDAVAAQLRVGFYSQTCPTAETLIRQTFNDAVQQTDDIGADLLRMHFHDCFVRGCDGSVLIASANGNTAEKDAEINQTIEEEAFQVVDNAKAKLEAACPGVVSCADILAFIARDSVAHYGGGFYDVPGGRRDGRISLASDTSELPGPDLRLVQLTQIFARKGLTQSDMITLSGAHTIGIAHCPAFTSRLYNFSSSSAVDPTLDPAYAVQLQQQCPTAGSNTEVPMDPPSELGFDNSYYQGILRHRGLFTSDQTLVSTPAAAAQVNLFASNSAVFTSSFALAMVRMGSIGVLTGSNGEIRTNCRVPN from the exons ATGGCAGTGTTAGCGTCCATAGTTGTTTATTCCTGCATGGCCCTCTGCCTGATGAGCGATGCAGTAGCAGCTCAGCTCAGAGTGGGCTTCTACTCCCAAACCTGCCCTACCGCCGAAACCCTCATCAGGCAAACCTTCAATGACGCTGTCCAGCAGACTGACGACATCGGCGCTGACCTTCTCCGGATGCATTTCCACGACTGCTTTGTCAGA GGGTGTGATGGATCGGTTCTCATAGCTTCGGCGAACGGGAACACGGCGGAGAAGGACGCGGAGATCAACCAAACCATCGAGGAAGAAGCGTTCCAAGTCGTCGATAATGCAAAGGCGAAGCTGGAAGCTGCCTGCCCCGGCGTTGTCTCCTGCGCCGACATTCTCGCTTTCATTGCCCGAGACAGCGTTGCACAC TATGGAGGAGGTTTCTACGATGTTCCTGGTGGAAGAAGAGACGGGAGGATTTCGTTGGCAAGCGACACGTCGGAGCTCCCTGGCCCCGATCTCCGACTAGTTCAACTCACTCAAATCTTCGCCAGGAAAGGGTTGACCCAATCCGACATGATCACCCTCTCAG GAGCACACACCATTGGCATTGCTCACTGCCCTGCCTTCACCAGCAGGCTTTATAACTTCAGCAGCAGCTCGGCAGTCGACCCGACGCTGGACCCCGCGTACGCGGTTCAGCTGCAGCAGCAATGCCCGACGGCGGGAAGCAACACCGAGGTGCCGATGGACCCGCCGAGCGAGCTCGGGTTCGACAACAGCTACTACCAGGGCATCTTGAGGCACAGGGGGCTGTTCACGTCGGACCAGACGCTGGTGTCGacgccggcggcggcggcgcagGTAAACCTGTTCGCGAGCAACTCGGCCGTCTTCACGAGTAGCTTTGCGCTGGCGATGGTGAGGATGGGCAGCATCGGCGTGCTGACCGGGAGCAACGGAGAGATACGCACCAACTGCAGAGTGCCCAACTGA